In Elusimicrobium sp. An273, a genomic segment contains:
- a CDS encoding thioredoxin family protein: MDSKLTVTDASFETAFKKYEKAEMIEFFASWCQHCKQMAGLVNTLAKAYANRAAVLAVDVETSPRTARRFGVQGVPAFVFVKNGQIVKRMAGEFSEEELRRQLDALLK, encoded by the coding sequence ATGGACAGCAAATTGACCGTAACCGATGCGTCGTTTGAAACGGCCTTCAAAAAATACGAAAAAGCGGAGATGATAGAATTTTTTGCTTCGTGGTGCCAGCATTGCAAACAGATGGCGGGCCTCGTTAACACGTTGGCCAAAGCCTATGCCAACCGGGCCGCCGTTTTGGCGGTGGACGTAGAAACCTCCCCCCGCACCGCCCGCCGGTTTGGCGTACAGGGGGTGCCGGCTTTTGTGTTTGTAAAAAACGGGCAAATCGTCAAACGGATGGCCGGCGAATTTTCGGAAGAAGAACTACGCCGCCAGCTGGACGCACTGCTAAAGTAG